The Primulina huaijiensis isolate GDHJ02 chromosome 18, ASM1229523v2, whole genome shotgun sequence DNA window GTTAAAGATGGAGTTTTGGGTGGAGTGGAGCAAGGGGGTTATGGCGGTGGAGTTGGGGAGAAATTGGATCTGAaaaagatgattgaagagcttTATTTAGCAGAAATTCCATCTGTGTTTATTTGTCCTATTTCTCTTGAAACCATGCAAGATCCGGTTACTCTTTGCACTGGGCAAACTTACGAGAAAACCAACATTCTCAAATGGTTTAGCCTGGGGCATTACACTTGCCCCACCACAATGCAAGAACTCTGGGATGACACGGTCACACCGAACAGGACCCTTTACCATTTAATCTATACTTGGTTTTCTCAGAAGTACGTGCAATTGAAGAAGAGATCCGAAGATGCACAGGGTCGGGCATCAGAGCTTCTGATTACACTGAAAAAGGTCAAGGGTCAGGTGCGAATCCAAACATTGAAGGAGCTGAGACAAGTTGTGGGGAGCCATTCAACTGCCAGGAAGACCATTATTGATGAAGGTGGGGTGGCCCTTCTCTTGTCTTTAATTGGCCCGTTTACTTCGTATGCTGTAGGGTCTGAAGTTATCGCTATTCTTGTGAATTTGAATATGAGTTCTGATTCGAAATCAAATTTGATGCAACCTGCAAAGGTGTCATTAGTTGTGGATATCTTGAATGAAGGGTCGATTGAAACAAAGGTGAATTGTATTCGGCTGATTGAAACATTGATGGAGGAGAAGGATTTCCGTGCTGAAACTATATCAAGCCATAGTCTTTTGGTTGCTTTGATGAGACTGGTGAGGGATAGGAAACAACCTAATGGACACTTACCCGCCCTTGGTCTTCTAAAACTAATTTGCAGACACAAGCAAGTCCGAAATTTGATTGTGAGCATTGGAGCTGTGCCTCAATTGATAGAGTCGATACATTTCTCGAATCCCGAGTGCATGGAACTTGCCCTTTTCGTATTGGATGCCTTATCCTCCTTGCTTGAAGGGAGAGAAGCTCTGAAAGATTGTTCAAACACTATACCAACTATGGTTAaacttttaatgaaaatttcgGAAAACTGTACTCGACATGCACTCTCAATCTTGTGGTCCGTATGCAAACTATCCCCCGAGGAATGCTCCTCGGTGGCTGTGGATGCCGGTCTCGCAGCAAAGCTTCTTCTCGTTATCCAGAGTGGATGCAGTGCCGAACTTAAGCAGCGGGCAGCTGAGCTTTTGAAGCTTTGCAGTCTGAATTATTCCGACACCATCTTCATTTCCAAGTGCAAACTTACCAGAACGATTCAATAAACACCCAAGGTTGATTGATATTCTTATGCACATACATGCTTCCGGATTCGAAGACTTGAGATCTTGGACCATTTCAACAAGAATCCGAGACTGTATGATTTCAGAATTTGTGTGATTTTCTTTTGTGAAGTTATAAAAGATTCGGTGGGTGTTAGCATGTTATTTTTGTGGAGCTAGCAACTGCAATTGTAATTGTTTAGCAGCTGCATTGTTCCATCAATCTCTGCTATTCTCTGCCGTTCATGGTCCAATTTTCCTTGGCAACTTTGTACAAGTTTTGTTTATTTATGCCTTAATGAGAGTGTAGAGTTTTGGCTAAGTTCATTCAAAATATTGTATTATAAGTCATTTAGGGCTTTATTATAAGCCGTGCGATCTTAttctaaacaaaatttaaaagctattatatattatattttattttataaaaataaatctctcaatatttttttaaaaaatttgtcaaGTCAATAAAGTggtcaaaaaataattataccGAACGGCTCTGGCTTAATTATACTCCAAACAAGAAACGTACATAATGTCCCaagtaatttaaaatgattCAATTAATACTTACATATATAAATGAGCATTAATTTTGATAAAGTAACGACAATAATATTCTTATATTAATAGTTACCCGCTCAACTCTtaacatacaaaataaaaaatggctAATTTAATTGGAATAATCTCAATCgccttaattttgatgtttgcCATTCCCGCTTCATATGCTCGCCACCACCGCAAGAAAGACAAGGATGGAGACCTGCGAGATCTTTGCTCCAAAACACATGATCCTGAATTGTGCTGGAAACTTCTTAAACCAGAGCGTAGCAGATTCCACACCGACACCACAGGTGTGGTGGAAGTCGCCATAGAACTGGCTAAAGGAAAAGCGGATGAAATCCAGGATAAAATCAGTCGCCTTGGCGAGGAGTCCAATAACTAAAAAATGAAGGAGAAATACTGGTCGTGCTCCAAGAACTACGGCGATGCGATCCGTGATCTGAATGAGGCGAAAAGGATGCTGCGTAAGCGCGAGTATAGCACCCTTCCCGTGCTAGTCGATGATGTTATTGACGAACTGAAGAGCTGCCACAACAATTTTGATAATGACGCTTTCGATCCCGCGCACGTTCAGAACAGGAATATGGAATTCCGAGTGTATGCGGATCTACTGAAGGTGGCTGTGGACTGTTTGTTGAAGGAGCTGAGGGACTAATAAAGTAGAACTTGCTGGTGGGAATTGCCATGCAAGAgatgattttgaataaatagaTTTGTGAGAAACAATCTTCATGTTACGATTGTTGGTGTTACTTCAATCAAAATGTTTGGTGGTGGGAATTGAAATTCAAGATTGGCTGGAAAATGAGGATCACTTTTTGCATTCGAAGTTGATACAGTATACTACGTTTCTTGGATCACGTTGTGTGTGCGTCAAAATGCAAATGCAATTGATACCTACTGGACTGAATTCCCATGAACTTGAATTTCTTGTTCAAGCGCTTTAATTCTTACATACGATCAAAACATGGACCAAATTTTCAAAACCCATTGTATGCAGTGTCCTATCTATCTCATCCATTCGTGTTGGTGATCATTAATGTCCTTATATATTCGTTTCGAATATCAATTCCCAGCAGTAAAATCTACACGTACCAGAGCACGTGAAGGAATAAATATTATCATTGGATTGCATTCCATGAATTTGAGTTCTCGTGGAAAGTAGCGTTAAATAAGTATAATTCCAAATTacgtttttttcttttttcacacGAGTCTCAAGGCATTTACCAAGAATATAGCAAAGATATTTATGTTTCAATTGGAAACTCAGTGTTAGTTGGATCTTTTTGAATGAAAAGCTAACCAAACATGGATTGATTTACTTGTGTCATCAATTAAAGATAAAGAACAGATAAAAGAGCTATCACTGAAAGATAGAAGGGGAATTCACTTTGGTTTCCAATGACAAACAAAAGCTTTAGTACGAGATAACAGTTGTAGATACAAGAGTTTGCCATCACCGCACACGATTGCAATAAAACTCCTTTACTGATCTTCTCTCCACTTCCGATCTCTCATCTAAACCCACATCGAAAAACCAGAAAATCTATAAGCACTCAGCAAAATATAAGTTACACATGTGTCTTCTTGCACAGAACAAGGTACAGATTGCAACATTCACCGAGTAATTGCGAAAGCTAAATTTTTTTGGCACCTGAAAATGAGATTTAGACATTTGGATCAATGAGTTCCCCATTCAAGAACTCTCGGTAGGCAGCAATGGGCCAGATGAAGCCTCGCCAGGCGAGCGAGTTAGCCAATGGTACGTCAATGATGATCTCCTTCATGGTTGGCTTTTTATCATCCCTGATGGCAATCAGGTAGCTCCTACCGACCCACCCGATCTATCCAGCAATGTACAAGAATAAGATCCCTGGAGTGATGAATTCACCCCAGTGTCTCTGATCCCCGCTAACGATCAAGTGAGGTAAGCCATCGGATCCACACAACAGGCCCTGCTTACCGTAATTATCGAACCTGCAGGATCATGAGCAGCACAAGATGCATTCTTTTAGAACATTTGTTGTAGTTCAAATCAAAGCCACTGAATATAGCACTACGCGTCATTATTGAAGAAATCAATGGTTTATCTGAATTAATCGAGATTTGCTGGTAATAAACAAATAGGGAAATTTCCAATTTCAATGCCTAATGATTCTAAAACTTAGCATTTCTACCCTAAATTATATCATGCCATCCTGACAGAGTTCCTATGCATCCCTAAACAACAAAAgcaaaaaagaacaaaaatccTCTAGTCCAGCATCCTGATAATCAGACCATTCAGGAACTCCAAGTTGACAAAAATTAGACAtacaaatgaataaaaaaatggaagaatgatattatttttaccTTCTCTTGGTCTTCTCAATGGTGGCATTAATAGCAAGAGCAGGAGCGCTGTCAGGTGCATATAGCTTGAGGGAAGACTTAAGTTTCTTGATCTCCAGCTTCTCACGCTTGGCAAACTGCTTGGACTCCTTGCATGGGGTTAGGCCAGATATGTCAGCAGATGCCGGAAGCACGGGGACCGAGAAAATGATGGATGAAAGCGCGAGTGCAGCAGAGAAAGCCTTGAGTCGAGAAGCAGAAGAGGATGATGATTGCTCTGGGTTTGACTGGTTAAGAGCACCTGCCTGGCAAACTATGGTGGCGGCCCTTGATCTTGTTGGGCTAGAGAACCCAATCTGGGCGTGAAAAGATTAGCGGGAACCGTGAGCGACATTGTAATCTGGTTCAAGATTGAAATTCTGAGAGGTGGAGACGATATGTAGATTTTGTGGAGGAGGATGATATTGAATTGAGGCTGAGTTGGATATTGTTGATAAATATACGAAACATacaaaatttatttctaattcCCTTCGTATCATGATTGATAGGTTCCACTAAAAGATTTCTCTGACAAAATTGATTTCTTAGACGATATCATAGAATTCTTGTGTAATAATAAATATGGTTATGatacaataaattatttttataacatTGGATTTTATATAAACCTAATCTCGTAAAACCTTACAAGTTTGCaagattatttaatattttattttctaaatccAGTAAATGAAGGGCTTCTTGAACAAGTAATtggttaaaatttgaattttaaaaatagactTATTTCTTATGAAAATGTAATAGAATGAATGtgtattataaaattattattcgACAATAAGAAATTAAGAATCTTCTAGATTTCAAGAAATCTTCCATAAAATGAAAGGGCCTGTTTAGTTATGTTTCAGAGGATTTGCTAGAAATTTTACGAGGACATATTTCGagatataattatatgtttggtatgatttaaaaaaaaagtaatataaatacaaaattattttcaaaatataaacataatcaaatattttttaaaataatacgaaattatttaaaaataataactacACCGAGTATGAAAATAAGGAAAACagatatggtaaaaaaaaaaaaaaaaaaccccagtTTGGCCGAAGCAATGGAGGCAGGTTTTAAGACGCTTGAACTGAGGTTAAACTTTTGGCAGAATGGTAATTGGAATTCAATTGCTTAAATGCTCAAGAGGATCTTAGTTTCATTCGCGTCGATCCTCTTGAAAGACCCGCCTTCCAATAAACATTGTTACCACACAACCAGTCGTCACCTACCAAGCGAGGTCCTTTATTTTCCCTTCACTGAGGACGTTTTGGCATCCCATCTCGCACCACTTTTACCAATAAAAGACCCTTCTTTATCTCCCTACGTTGCTCAACAAGTGCTGCAAATCCACGCCCAGATTACTGTAAATGGATTTCGTAACATGGTTATTTTGGGAGCAAGAATCTTGGGTATGTACATTCTGTGTAACAGATATTTTGATGCTAAGAAATTGTTTTCTCAGCTTCAGTTGCGCTACGCTGCCCCTTGGAATTGGATGATACGAGGATTTACGACGATGGGTTATTTCGATATCGCAATTTTGTTTTACTTCAAGATGCTCGCTTTTGGTACTCTTCCAGATAAATATACTTTTCCTTTCGTGATCAAAGCTTGTGGTGGCTTGCACGctgttgatttactgaaatatATTCATGCGATGATTCAAGATCTGGGTTTTGAATTGGATGTGTATGTGGGCAGTGCTTTGGTCAAATTCTATTCGGAGAATGATGCTTTAGACCTTGCACGTGGGTTATTTGATATATTGCCAGTAAGGGATATTGTTTTGTGGAATATGATGCTTAATGGTTATTTAAAGTACGATGAGTTGATGCACAATGTTATTGGGTTGTTTGAAGACATGAGGAAAGGTGGAGTGAAGCCCGATTCTGTAACTTATGCTTGTGTTCTTAGCATGTGTGGTTCTAAATCGATCGAGCAGTTTGGTGCTCAGATTCACAGCTTAGTCATCAGGTGTGGCTTGGAGATGGAAGCTCAGGTGGCCAACTCTCTAGTCTCAATGTACGCAAAATCCCGTTGCTTGTCTGAGGCTAGAAAGCTGTTTGATTCTGTCATGCAACATGATCTTGTCACTTGGAATGGGATGATTGGAGGGTATGTTCAAAATGGATTTATGAACGATGCGTTGGTTTTGTTTCGGAAAATGGTTTCATCTGTTGTGAAACCAGACTCAAGAACTTTTGCAACTCTGCTCCCATCAGTCTGTGAATCGGGGTGCCTCGAACTAGGAAAGGAAATGCATTGTTATATTATAAGATATGGGTTGTTATTGGATTTGTTTCTGAAGAACGCTTTGATTGATATGTATTTCAAGTGCAAGGATGTTGATAACGCCTGCAAGGTCTTTGACCAAAACTCTGCAGTGGATATAGTTATATACTCCGCCATGATCTCAGGATTTGTGCTCAATGGGATGAGCATTGATGCCTTGGAAGTTTTTCGAAGCTTGCTTTGTAAGAAACTCAAGCCCAATGCGATAACTTTATCGAGTGTTCTTCCTGCTTGTGCAGGTTTGGCTAGCCTGAAATTGGGTCAAGAATTGCATGGTAACATCATAAGAAAAGGGCTCGAGGGTAGGTGTTACGTTGGAAGTGCAATAACGGACATGTACGCAAAATGCGGAAGGGTAGATCTTGGTCATCTAGTTTTCAATAGGATGAACGAACGTGACTCCATATGTTGGAACTCGATCATTACTAGCTGTAGCCAGAATGGAGAACCTGAAGCGGCCATTGATCTTTTCCGACGCATGAGGATGGAAGGAGCTGAGTATGACCCTGTAACCATATCAGCTGCTCTGTCTGCCTGTTCAAACTTGTCTGCTCTGCATTACGGAAAACAGATACATAGCTTTATGATCCGAAGTCCATTCAATTCCGATATATTTGCTGATAGTGCACTAGTAGACATGTACGCTAAATGTGGCAATT harbors:
- the LOC140965029 gene encoding U-box domain-containing protein 30-like, with the translated sequence MPMFLPLKKDGLVGIEDGVDGRVLDLDTAVKDGVLGGVEQGGYGGGVGEKLDLKKMIEELYLAEIPSVFICPISLETMQDPVTLCTGQTYEKTNILKWFSLGHYTCPTTMQELWDDTVTPNRTLYHLIYTWFSQKYVQLKKRSEDAQGRASELLITLKKVKGQVRIQTLKELRQVVGSHSTARKTIIDEGGVALLLSLIGPFTSYAVGSEVIAILVNLNMSSDSKSNLMQPAKVSLVVDILNEGSIETKVNCIRLIETLMEEKDFRAETISSHSLLVALMRLVRDRKQPNGHLPALGLLKLICRHKQVRNLIVSIGAVPQLIESIHFSNPECMELALFVLDALSSLLEGREALKDCSNTIPTMVKLLMKISENCTRHALSILWSVCKLSPEECSSVAVDAGLAAKLLLVIQSGCSAELKQRAAELLKLCSLNYSDTIFISKCKLTRTIQ
- the LOC140965057 gene encoding pentatricopeptide repeat-containing protein At4g21300, with translation MLKRILVSFASILLKDPPSNKHCYHTTSRHLPSEVLYFPFTEDVLASHLAPLLPIKDPSLSPYVAQQVLQIHAQITVNGFRNMVILGARILGMYILCNRYFDAKKLFSQLQLRYAAPWNWMIRGFTTMGYFDIAILFYFKMLAFGTLPDKYTFPFVIKACGGLHAVDLLKYIHAMIQDLGFELDVYVGSALVKFYSENDALDLARGLFDILPVRDIVLWNMMLNGYLKYDELMHNVIGLFEDMRKGGVKPDSVTYACVLSMCGSKSIEQFGAQIHSLVIRCGLEMEAQVANSLVSMYAKSRCLSEARKLFDSVMQHDLVTWNGMIGGYVQNGFMNDALVLFRKMVSSVVKPDSRTFATLLPSVCESGCLELGKEMHCYIIRYGLLLDLFLKNALIDMYFKCKDVDNACKVFDQNSAVDIVIYSAMISGFVLNGMSIDALEVFRSLLCKKLKPNAITLSSVLPACAGLASLKLGQELHGNIIRKGLEGRCYVGSAITDMYAKCGRVDLGHLVFNRMNERDSICWNSIITSCSQNGEPEAAIDLFRRMRMEGAEYDPVTISAALSACSNLSALHYGKQIHSFMIRSPFNSDIFADSALVDMYAKCGNLDLAQHVFDTMESRNEVSWNSIIAAYGNHGHLKHCLDLFHRMEDQGFQPDHVTFLAILSAFGHSGDVEEGKRYFNVMTQDYGITPRIEHYACLIDMFGRYGRLEEALQVIKGMPFTPDAGIWGTLLGACRVHGNLELAEMASEPLFNLEPHNSGYYMLLSNLHADSGKWERVHQIRHIMKERGVIKLPGYSWIEVNKSSHMFAAADKHHPQSCEIYLLLKILLIELQNEGYVPLLCLPE